The Leishmania panamensis strain MHOM/PA/94/PSC-1 chromosome 12 sequence genome includes the window TTGCTGAGCCGTGTTCCGTACAATCTTCTCcccgcgtcgctgcagcagcgcatgacTCCCTATGACTACCAAACCAAGGCGATTCATTACGCCATCCTGCGCGGCCACGCATACTATCGACTGCCCGAATTTGTGCGGAGagcggtgagggaggaggcttACTATCAAGAGATGGTGCGGTAcgcagcggagcagctccAGCTGTACCCGTACGTGCATCAGAAGAGTATCGTCCTTTACACGAAGGAGACGCCGCTCTCCTACTACACCGGCGTCTTTGCTGAGCTGCTCAAGCAGGAGCAGAGCTACCACCGCCTGCCCAACTTCACCGCCATCGATGCACTGAATCTCCTCGGCATCGGGCGAAATCAGTACTTGCGGCTCACAAAAGAGGTGCGGAGTACGCTGCGCTGGCACGTCAGCCGCACGTACGTCAACGAGTGCTTGCCCAGGGAACTCGTGCCATCTGTCACGATTGATCCTTTCTGGGTTCTTGGAACGATCGACTACGCGGCCGATGTGCTCAAGAAGCGCTTTCAGGGGCTCTCACCGGAGGATGTGGCGCTGTATCGCATGATGGTCAGCAAAGGGACCGCCTCTGTCCGGCCTGAGATGCTGGCCACCTTACAGGTACCGCAGTCTATCTTTGCAAAGGACATCATCTACACATACGAGCTGCCaaaggaggcgctgcggcggctgtaCCAGCGCGGCCTGGTGTTTGCGAGCTTTGACGTCTCGCCAGACACGTATGTTGTAGTGCCGACACCGGGTGGAAACTTCGTGATGAACCGCACCTCTGATGATCcccaggagctgctgctgtaccgcgtgcTTTCCACCATAGATGATCGCACATCACTTAGCCTATTGGCCCAGCTCCTGATGATacacgaggaggacgtgTGCGGCGCAGTGCATCTTCTTCTGCGGTTGGGACTCGTGCAGTGGAAGTGCCCCTCGTTGCCACCGGGGCTGGATGTCGCTACGCTTGACGGGGTGCACCCCCACTGGCAAGAGGAAGTGGCTGCCCGCATCATTGCATTCACTCGCTACCAACTGCAGAACTCGATGGGCGGCCTCACCAAGCCCAGCGACACCGCTGGCGCTTGTGACCCCTTCCCCACTGTCAGCAATCCGCACCCGTCGAAGCGTATTGCCCTCCTCTACGACGTTACACTGACGGGCTTTCTCATGATGACAAACCTCAGCCACGACCCGACATTCAAGCAGCAGGCAGTAATGCTATATGAGGTAGGGAAGATGCCTTACGAGATGGTACCCGCCtttctggcgctgctggatcGCATAGACTGGAAAGAGATAGAGCGGTTTGGcggggaggcgaagaggtaCATCAACAGCGTCGTGTGTATGCGGTGTTTGCTTCATGCACTTTGCGAGGTGGTAGGGCCTGAAGGGGCCGTCGGGGTCGATCTGCTCAAAATCGAGTCGCTCAATGAGCTGGAGGCGACGACGCGTTACTCTGTGCTGGGGCGCAACTACTGGGCTTACGTCATCACGTCACCCGTCTCGGCAGCACCCCTCATTGACGTTGAGCTCAGCTGTGTCTACGGCAGCACGGTCAGCTTTATGACGTCGCCATGGATGCTGCTGTTTCTCTACAcgaagctgcagcgtgggcctccgtcgctgctgctcccgtTCGGGACGTTGCTGCATCGGTGGCCGCCGTTCCTGGATGAGCTTGAGGAGGCCCCTGAGAGTGAGGCAAGCGCGGAGGCGGGGCCACCCGTTATGGTGGGGTACAACGTGTTATTGCGGCAGCAGGCCATGACTCTCGATGCGGAGGTCAGCTACAATGACCTCAGCAActcgctcctgctgctcaaTGAAGTGACTTCCGCGGCGCCGGTATTTGTGCAGCAGGTAGTGCGTATACCGCTTGTCTTGCAGAAGGATGGCAGTGTGGTAGCCCACAGCGCCTATCAACATCTCGAGGTTGCGGTGCCGTTTTCGGTGTCCCAGTCGCAACTGTATCGACTCGTGGAGTCTTGTATTGCCGCACACCATCCGTCTGCGACGGCCGTCACTCTTGTCGACAACGCCCATGTAATGTGGAGTCTCTTAACagacagcgtcgccgccttGCGGCTGCAGGACTCTCTCGGCTACCTCACCTTCACCTTCACATATGAGCAGCTAGACGTTTTCGACGGTGCCCCGGCTACAGCACTCTTGTGTCAGCTGCATGCCGCGTACGTCGTCGATGTTGGTCTCGGAGTCCCCCTTACCCACGTCGAGGCATGCGAGCTGCTTGTTGACGCTATTCCTCGCTTGCTTAGCGAGGGTTGCAGTGAGCGTCACAACGCCGCAATGCGAGACTGCGTGGCTGAGTTTGGTGCCTTCCTCGAGCGCTACTCCACACTCACCCGCGCTGTGCACGCGAAGATGACGATACAGTCAACTACTACCACTGGCCCCGTGACGCAACATCACCTGCGCAAGATCGGTGGCGTCGGCGGTGCCCCTTATCCAGCGAGCTTACTGTCCTTCGATGGCACTTACCTGAGTGTTACGGACGATGCGGATCCGCTATCCGAGCAGTGGTGAGGAACGAGCGCCGCACTGCTTGCTCGTCCCACTTGTGACTTTGTTGCTGCTTTCAGCTTCTAAGAGGCCTCCGCGGCTGCCCGCGAGCTACTTACCCGTGCTGTACCTCCCCGCCACTACTTGTGCACCAGAGAACACTGGAAAAGAAAGCTACGAAACACATCTGAGAAGGGCATGAAATTCGCCTTGCACCCCATCCCTCCGGTCCCCTCCCGAGAATGATGGCTAAGCTGCGTTCCTTTCGGTCCGATTCgggcggggagaggggagaagctGATTCAGCTGGTGTGTTGTGACATAatgagcgccgctgcagtaGTGTGCTGCTGAGGTGAGGCGTTCTCTTACTTCTGAAGATGGGGGCTATCGGCTAGGCTGTTGAAGAGGCGCTGGGCTTACATGTACAGCGACAATTCACCCACATCTTTGCCTTCTGCGCTCCCTTGCCCGTTTCTTCTCTTGGCGAAGCTCCACCGCCATGGCATAGAGACGGCTGCCACGGCTGCTCCTCTGTCGGTACTTTCCTGCTTTTCCCTTCGTCCCTGCTGAAGGGGCCAATCCGAGCACGCGGCAGGTGCCTGCGGAAAACACGTACACATCTTACAggctctccctccctgtcctcctctctcacgaTTTCTTGACTTGGGGCGAGGCAGAatgcaggcggaggaggcgagacACGCAGCGCTACGGATAGAGGCATATCGGCTTGTTTCCCTTGGAGACCCCATCCCGCACAAGATTGAGTCCATCACAACGTATCGCACGCTCGTGTTTGTGGGGACTAGTGACAGCAAGGTGGCTGTGTACCGTGTAGAAGCCTGCAAAGAGAGCGCCGCACCACTGACGCTGTTGCAGGAAATCACGGAGAGTCGGCGGCACGCTGTGCGGCAGCTCACCGTTGTCGGTAAGTGTCGCCTGCTTGCCCTCGTCGGTGATGTCCTTGTTGTCTACCACATCCATGACGATACATCTCACTCTGCGAGCGGGTTTCAGCTGCGAGCCGTCACGACCATCACAGGGCACAAAGACACCATCGCCTTTCacgtgaagcagcagaagggcGTTATCTCcatggcagtgctgcagcggaaGCGCGTCACCCTCTACGAGGCTTCGCCTACCAACCTCGATTTTCTGCTAAAAGTGACCGTGGCGCTACCGGACGGGGTCAAAACTCTTAGCTGGATGGGGCGCAGCATCATCTTTGGTGGGCGCAAGGAATACTTGCTCtacaacaccaccaccgcctcgacATCAGTCCTCTATCCAACACCGCGGtctggcgcagcgccgcttgtGCTGCCCATGGCACCGGTGCCGGAGGTCCTCGTTGCCAGCGATGGAGCGGGCTTACGCACGCTCCTGtacgacggcagcgaggtGCCCGGCGACTCGCGTATACTGTGGGCGACACCACCGGCAGAAGTGCGTTACGAGCACCCGTATGTCGTCTCTCACCATccgtcagcgccgcaccACGCCTTGCAGATTCGCCTTCCTATGCTAGCCACGCTGGAGGACGCCACTGCTTACCCGAGGAGCTGCCTCTGCCAGACCATTGACCTCCCGAAGGTGGTGAAAGTGGCGCAGTGCCACTGGATCGACTACGACTGCGCCATGCCCTCAAGGTCCGCACCGCCGGATGTGTTGTCGTACTCCCCCATCGTCTTGGCAGATTCcgaccaccgcctccacctgcTCGTGCGCACCTCGGTGGCTGTTCAGGCAGaggccctcgctgccgcaaAGCTgttcgccgctgccgatcTTCTGTGCCGCCTGTGCCCTCACGAAGTCGCGCCGCCCACACTGCAGCGAATTGTGATGGCCGGGGCGCTGGACAAGTTTGTTGCCCAACAGGACTACGCCGGCTGTTTCCACGATTTCAGCACCATCGAGTCTGACCCCCGCGTGGCAATCCAGCTCTTTCCGGGGTTCCTGCGCCTTGACGAAACCCCATCGAGCTGCCCAGCGCTCCCTGCCGAGGCACCTGCCACCATCGTGGTGGCTGCTCTCCCAGCGTTGGCTGACTACCTGCACTCGCAGCGTGCCACATTGGTGCTGTTGAGCGGCAGTGCGTCTGCTGAGCCGGTGCAATCGCAGCTCAGGGCGGTGGACAGGGCACTCGTGATGTCACTTTGTGCactgaagagggaggaggcgctgatgGCACTACTGCGTGGCGAGATCGCCTGTGACGTAGCAGATGCAGCGGCTATCCTTCGCGAGCACCGGCAGTGGGTGGccctcacgctgctgctggaggcgcatGGTCAATACGATGAGGCGgtgtcgcagctgcaccacctcgttAGCacgagtgaggagaggacCGAAATACCGCAGCCCCAGCTTGGAGCGCTCCAAGAGTTGTTTCGGCGACATCCATTTCCTGCAGCGAAAGGGGATGACTATGTTGCGCAGTCCACTCTATGGGAGTGGCTAACGTCCTGCCCATCTGCGCATCCCCTCTCGACCGAGGACACAGCAGCGACATGTACCACTGCGACAGCAATGATGACTGCGCTGAACTTTTTTCGGCGTCGGCCGCTGACTCAGTTTCATCGACTGCTTGAGCAGCACTCTTCCTGGGTGTTTGGTGTGGTGCCCGCTGAGAGTGCTGTTCGCGTCTTTTTCTCTGAAGAGAATGTGCACCACTACGGCGTGgcactgcaggtgctgcaggcttACCCCGAGGCGCCCTGCACGACGCCACGGCTACTGCTTGTCGTCGAGTACCTTTTCCAGCTTCTCGccgacgtgcgtgtgcgggtgacAGAGCCTGTCATATACGAGCGCTATTGGAGAGGGCTCGGTGAGTTGCTCTTCGCTTCTCCCGTCAAAACTGTCATGGAGACGGAAAAGCgtcagcggctgcgcgacCGCCTTCACGAGTTCCTGCTGACATCGCCGCACGTGAATCTTGAGTCGGCCGCGGCTTACTTTAATGCAGCAGACATACGGTCGAGGTGCCTTCCTGAGCGGGCTGTGGTGCATCGGCGTCAGGGTAGCCACCAAGCGGCCATTTCAATGTTTCTGAATGAATCTGAATGCCTGGCTGACGCAACTGCCTACGCTAGAAGCGTGTATgctgacggcagcagcgacgccttcACAGCGCTcctcgaggcgctgctgagacCCACTGCGGGCGCGCCGCGGGTGACGGAGGCCCTTGAGGTCATGAACACGTGTGACGGCAtagacgctgctgctgtgctgccaATGCTTCCAGATGAAATGGCGTTTTCACAGGTCAGCAGCTTTCTGCTCCATGCGCTACGTGCCAACACGACAGCGTGTCGTGCTTCCGCTGTGTATAATAGTATCTTACAGGCGAAGAGACTCCAGAGTGAGGAAAGCTGCATTCGCCTTTCCTCACGTGCCGTCGTGCTTGAGGAAGGGATGGTGTGCCCCGTGTGCCAGCGCCGGCTCCGTCCAGATACGGTGCTCGCGGTGTATCCCAACAATGTCATGCTGCATCAAGGGTGCGCATTGGAtgagcacgtgtgcgcggcCACTCTCCACGACTACCGCCATGATGCGTATGCGACTCTCGAGGACTTGTAGAGGGAGCGCCGGGTCTTTGCGACGAACGCCTTGGTGGCtagcaagggggaggggtgcatgCGAAGgtcccgctgccgccgcccttgtATGTCGATGCCGGCATACCTGCAATACATTgttggggtggggggtggcAGAGCTCCAAAGGCTGGGGATGGATGCAAGGCTCTCATACTCCCCTTAGacctgctgcttctctttgcaGTGGGGCAAGCGCTCTGCTTATCGGCTGGTGTGTCCGCCTACGTggctctcctcccccgcttccTGTAGCCTCATCGATGGGGGCTACTCGACCTGTGGGATTCAATGTGGGTAtacatgcgtgtgtgtgtgtgtgtgtgtgtggatgcaCTGTCGTTTGTGCCGTGTTTTCGGTTCTCCTCCTAGTGGCTGCATCCTTTCGCAAAATACTTGTCCTGTCATTGCTCTTGCGTCTTTGTCTGCTGAGGCCTCCCGTGTGGGCAGCCTGCGTGTGATTGGGCTCCACCGACACAGTGAAGCACACGGACAGAAATAAAGTCgagcgccgccttctcctcgtaTACCATTGACGacactccctctcttcacgttgtcactctctcttcctgaGAATTCCTGCTAACTCCTCGGGCACACCCACTCCATTTCCTGTGCCTGCGCGGTACCaactcccctcctccccccttctcggTGAATGCTATTCgcttcaccgccgctgctttaTTGCCTGTGCGCTCTGCTACCACCTTTCGCTGCACTTCGCCACTGTtgtcccctcctcttcgttggcaccaccactgcttgCCCCACATACCCGCGCTCATACAGAGGGACGCACGTTAGCGACGCGTCTCATTCTTGAGGATGGTAGTCATGCCCAGCCGTCTGGACGCCTTCGTCAAGTCGATCATTTTCCCTCGCCCGAAAGTCGCCACCTATGACACCTCCACCCGTCCTAACAAACTCGTCCACATCCCCCTTGTCGACCCACTCACCCATCTCGAAACCGGCGTCTTCACCTACGGCTATCTGCTCGTGAACCCCAAGGCAACACACGTCCTTTTGTATGCCCACCCCAATGCCGTAGACATCGGGATAGCCTACAAGGAGCTCCGATACGTGGGCAAAGAGGCCTCCGTCAGCGTGTTGCTCTTCGAGTACTCCGGCTATGGTCTCACCCACACTCCCATCACCGAGGCGAGCATTCATCAAGACACGCTTTCTGCCTACTTCTTCCTGTGCCGCTACTTTGGTGTGTCTGCAAATCAAGTCATCCTCTGCGGCCGCTCACTTGGCTCCTCTCCCGCCGCATTTTTGGCCGCTTTCCTTCCGCCGCCCCTGAGCCCCTGCCTGCTCATTCTCCAATGCCCTTTCACTGCGCTTAGCGACTGCATCAACGAGTTCTCGCAGAACGCTGTGTCCATTGCGAACTTTCTGGGGTACAACTGGTTTCGCACAATCGACATAATTACAGACGTAAGTTGCCCAGTTGTGCTTCATCACGGCACCCACGATACCACTGTGAGCATCAACCACTCCTACGCTCTTCAGCGGGCCCGTGACACCGCTGCGAAACCATGCGTGACCTACCTTTACCAGGAGGACGGTAAAGGCCACAATGACCTCAGCTCTGCCACTTTGGTTCGCATCATTAGAGAGCGCGTCGTCACGGAGGCCCTCCCACTGCTGACGCTGCACCACTCGAGGCTCTTCTTGGCGAACTCGCCGGTCTACGAGCGACTTTTCTGCAACGACAGCGGGTCGGGGTTTGCCACGTTGAAGGAGGCCACGGCGTCCTGGTCGGCAAAGTTGTCCCTTCACTTTTGCGCACCGCCGCTAGATCGGCTGTATGTGCTGCTCACAgcgagtgtgtgcgccttCACAATGAAATGCGCGCGAGTGTGGCAGACGTACTGCGCCCTCATAAAAAAGAATTTGtgtggcggcgcggtgcaggAGCGCTGCCCAAAGGATGTGTTCATACGCCGGTGCCTGGCGTGCTGGGGGAGTCCCCTTGCCGTCCACATCGCCGTACAGCGTGTGAACTCGACGCGGGAGGTGCGCTGCTTCGGCTTCGCCACCTGCCGTGACGCAATGCTGGATGCACCGGCTCTGTACCAGACAAAATCCACAGAGCCACTTCTAAGCGTGCTGGAAATCGCTGTGACGCCCGGCCTCTTGTCGTGCATGAGGCGGTGCCTCATTACCGCTCCTAACATgctggaggacgacgagATACCATGCTTTGTGCAGCACGACACAGTTGGCGCATTGCAACTCGAGTGTGAACGTGCCGTGGCTTTTCTCACCAACGAAGACAAGCAGCGCCTGTGTGCCTTTCTGAAGGACATGGACGCCGGCTTCAGGAAGAATCTCACCAACAAGGCATATGAGCGACTGCGGCGCTCATCCTCCAAGTCTCCCACAAAGGGTTCAGAGTCGTttgaggagctgaaggagtgGCTTCGGCCGTGGATGCGCGCGAGTGGGACAGACATGCAAgcgctggcgcaggaggTACCATGGGACGACTACCTTCTGCGCGGCCGGTCTGCTGCTCACCAGCGCGTGCTGAGTGAGACCATGAGCTGGACGGAGTGCTGCCAAGCAATGGAGGAGAGCGAAGTGGTGTTGCAGATCTACACTCTCTTTCAAGAGATGTCCGCGCAGTATATGCGGCCCACATTTGACTCtcatgccgccgccgcggcaccgACTGCTTGAAGAACGACACTACGCCACATCTTGgcttgttttcttcttttttccaCAATAAAACTTTTGCTGACATTTTGTCTCTTGCCTGGCGAGTGTAATGAAGTCCTGACTGATGCCAACCACCGCAGTGCACGGCATCTCAGTGGTTTGCACCTTTCCTCTCAAAAGGTGGGGAGGCTAAGCAGCCTGCAGCTTGCCTTCAAGCAGGCGTCTGCATGGACACGTGATATCAGCGGGGAGGTCTGGCCTGGCACTATGCGGAAGTGGCGTGCGGTTACAATGACGGCTGTACAGGCTCACGCCGAATCCTGTCGATACTGCTACAACTATGCGAAATTCGGACCGCTGTTGCACTGGTATTGTGGTACCACTCGCCCTCCAATTTTTCCTATCTTGCTATGAGAGCATCAGACCCGGCGTTGCGCCCGACATGCTACGTGGGATTCGCCAACCCTTCGGGGCTCGAAGCCTACCGCCTTTCACGCTATCGCCTTTCACGCAGTGATGCGATCACGTGCATCCCACCCGAAGTGCTTGGGATTCCCCTCGCGGGGtgtccaccgctgctcctctgtgtgCCTCCAGGACGACAGACTGTGAGCTCTCTGTGCGCAGACACATGCCTATGCACGGGTCCCTCCCGCTTGTGGCGGCGTGCACTGTCAAGCATAGCTGGCATGGTGTGCCACATTTAAGGAGGGTATGTGGGagagcagaggagcagcggttATGGACGGAAAAGACGCGCGGAGATCCACGCCAATGAACGCCgaggtgcatgtgtgcgaaACCCGCGGTATCTCCGACATCCCACCGGGTGGGCTAATGCGGCACGGATGCCGGAAGCATGGCGGGAGCGGCCCGAATGGCGCCATCGAGTCCTCTAGACTCCTCTGTGGAGAGTCTACACACCACGTTATGGCATGCCGCGGCGGGGGGCCTCCGGGGTCCGCGGGCTGGGGCTGGCCGGCCTGCTCCTCGGCCCCCCCGGCgtgcgccacggccgccCCCCTGTTACCCGCACGGCAGACgacgcccccgcccccgcccaTTGAGCAGGATGCCGGAGGCGGCCCGCGTGGATCAAGGCGTGCCCCCCACTCCGGTTTGTGTAGCGCCGACAGCGCAGCCTGCTGCCGAGTTGGACGAGGGGCGgttgcgtgtgcgcctgaATTGGCTGGCTTGTTCGCGGTGGAGTGGACCCGTCGAAGAAGAAAATGCGTATGTGAGTTGTCTTTGTTGTTCTCCTGTGGTTTTACAGCTGTTAGCGCATCTTTTGGGTCACTCGTGTTATCTCCCCCTTCGTGTTTTCTGCGGTCGAGTCTTTGTGACCCCTGTGTGCCCTCTTCTGTGTCCCTCTGCGCATTTGTGTGTGCCCTTAGTGCCcagcacatgcacacactcCGTTGTGCAGGTTTGCGTTTGCAGatgtgtctctccctctctattAATGGTTGTGTATAGGTGCGCGTatcgcgtgtgtgcgagtaTTTCCCTTACCTCTGCGTGTTTCTTTGCGCTGTGTTTCTGGGGCatctaccccccccccctccactatGAAGGTTTGCTGTACGGCGCGTTTTCATTTTGGTCTCAATTCTTCATTTTGTGCAACCTTTGATCTTTTCCGATGCTCGCCTGTATCTTGTCACCAACTGCTGTCGTATCCACGTTAAGTTCATGAGGTGTAATGCGTCAAGTCGAATCGACTGACCGCTGCGGTTGTtggcgcacctcctgctTCACATGTGGTGGTCCCAGAGTAGTGGGGCACACTCATTAtggtagggggagggacgtTGTAGCGCGCTCCTCAAAAGGAGTTGGACCTCTTCTGAAGGAACAACTCTGTGTACTAGAGGAACGAGAGAACGTTACGGAATGCTTATCCTCGTTGCTTACTGCTGAGGAGGCCAGGTGGTTCTGCTAGGCACGCACAGGCTCATCTGCACCCACCTCCACGCATTGTTACACCCCGAACGCACTGATTCAGCCCGCCATTGGGGGTATTCCAAAGATATTTCAGTTTCTGTCGGAGGACTATGCCGAGGAAGAAGCAACTGAGCCGTGCTGTACTCCTTACCACACTCACTTTCTCCCTTACCCTCCTTCACCGACTGGGAGATGCATTTTCCCGCGTAGAGGTACCTTGGCAAAACGTACAGACCCATGCACGTACCCCTGTAGCATCTATTCttgaggtgtgtgcgtgtcttgcATGACACTCATGCATGCCCTCAGTTAATGATGCGCGTCAACATCGGAAACGGGTAGGGAAGGATGTGCGCGATGGAAGCCCCATGACGACAACGAAACAGCCTCAAGTAACATCTGAATGGTCGTCTGTATGCACCAGGTGCTCGTATTGCTAAAGAAAAATACGAATAAGGCTTGCAGTGGTCTGTACGTATTCATCTATTTCTGCCTTGTGTGAATGTTTTGAATCTCTTACggttttctttctctctacgTGGTATGTTTCCTTCGGTGAAAGCTGCACTGCTGTGTCCATACCAAAGGAACGGGCGTTTATCACAacacgctctctctttcaccgtCTGTTCGTGTCCCCCCCCTTTCGACGCGCGCGTCATTTTTCTCGTTATCCGCTGCGCGGCTCGGAAGAAGCGCCactgcgcctctctttccttctttgtaagtttcctcctttctttcttgtTCGTTTCTGCGCATTGCGTCTGCAGTTGGCACGCCACAACAGTGCCGGGGGGTGAGCAAGCCGCAAGCCAATAAACTCTTTGCCGCGCTGAGTCAAGGGCGAGgtgagaagaaggagagctGCGGACGAGTGATGCGACCTCAAAGCGACACCGAAGTGAGAAAAGTTGCACTGCTGAAGTTTCCGCCAATGACTGGCACACAGAAGAAAAATTGAAACAAAGCACCCACAACCGTACACTACGCTCCAATACCAAATACTGCAAAccatctcttctcttgcgTTGTTATTGCTGTTGGCGCCTCCTGAAGGTACGCATGACCAACACCCGCTAACCTACTGAAAGCCTCCGCTCATAGCTCCGTGCGCGGAGGTAGGGACGCACATTGTACTCTACCGTGCAGCTGGCGTGCGCATCATGGCTGCTGTCGCTATGGTCACCTCCACCAGCCGCAAATCACTGGCTAAGGGCAAATAAAGACACGAATATTGTTTTACATCCTCCCTTGCTTTGCGTCCTTCCAAAGTGCATCGCACCAAGGGCGCCTCATGGTGTGCGCCGAGGGGGGAGCGCTGTGGTTTTTATCCCTATTGAGAGAAGGATTGTAGGGAAGTTCATTAGGACACCTCCGTGGTTGCTCACTCGGGCCACCTATGCTATTTTGCAAGAGACCTTTTCTTCTAGTCCAGCGCCACTGTACACAGATATATACTGCAGCGCTAGGGGCTTTTGCGTTATTCTAGCTTCGCACATTCGTGAGTGTagatctctctctctctccggctcacccctctctctcgtattTTTCCCCACCACTCTCCGGTCTTGGTGATTTTTTATTCATTATCGTGCGCTTCTCCTATTGTTCCTGCACCTGCTTCTCACtagctctccctcttcctcgtcatTGTACTTCTTCGTTCCTCGCGGTCGTGGACTACCTCGAGAACGACACAGAGGTCTTGCTACTCAGACAAGCACGCGTACCCCCAGGGTTcgtgcacagcagcgctgagggCTGTGTTGCGTCTCACCAGTCTTTTTCCGATCGCTTTCTCAGCATTTTTGTTTCAAACTTTAGTCCTGTCTAACACCACCACAATGACGTCGCTGCGCCGTGATGACCCCAATACCATACCTagctcgtcgtcgtcagaGAATAGTCCCCTTGGCTGGGCGCGGCCAAATGAGCGCCTCATCGATCTCCTCACTCGCCCGCGCGCGCACGGTGGCTACGGCGGCCGTCTCAGCTACGCGGGATTTGCTACGTTAGCCGCGTCCCTGGGGTGGAATCAGGAGGATATAGACGACTGCTGGTACGACATCGTGATGGGTGAGCCGTGCGCCGAGGCAGTCGATATGGCACGCGTGGCggagtgcgtgtgcagctACTGCCTTGCCTCTCCACTTCCCATGCTGGAACGTTGCACCACCGTTGAATCGATTCCGGCTGAGCCCGCAACACCACCTCGGCAGGTGTCGCTCTCCACAGACCGGAACACAACAGTGTTGCTTTCTCCTCCTACCCCGCCGTCCCGCATGGCGGAAGCCGTTGCACTTGCCACCCTagagaaagacaagaagGAGCGCGCAAGGACCGAAACAAAACCACCAAACCTACAAACTTCGTCGCAACGCAGGCGCTCACTCTTGAACGCCTTCCCTCGATACGCGGTGGAAACGGTGTCAAGCGAGCACAGGAAAACTTGCGTGTCGCCGTGCCACCAATCTCACAAAGTCCAAAGCGAGCGAGCTGCAACACATTCGCCACGACGCGCGTCGGCAGCCCCTGCGACGCCACGCACTTCCGGGGCTTCAGGTAGCACAGTGTTCTTGCGCTTGTACGAAAAAGGAATGGAGCAGCACCAAAAGCGAACATCTGCCAGACCGGCTGACGAGACCGCGGCCGAGTGCACCTTCCAGCCTCACATCACCCCGTATACAACGAAGGCTCCTGACACGAGGGACGTTCAGTACAATAGGCCAACGAAGTCCTACTTCGCAAAGCTGACAGCGCAGGAAGCTCAGCAAGACCTCCTGCATGCCACCCCAGAAACGCCGCGGGTGACGTACCATCCTGCACCAGGTCCATCATCCAGCGTCCCAACAGGCTATGTCGAAGGCGTAGCACGACTCCGAAGCTACATCGCCTCTCGCTACACGCGCAGAAGTTTTGAGGGCAGTCTACGAGCAAGCACTTCAACCGACGTCGCGCGTCTGATGGAGGCACCAATACTGCGGCTCCCAATCACTGTCGGCG containing:
- a CDS encoding serine peptidase (TriTrypDB/GeneDB-style sysID: LpmP.12.1020), with protein sequence MVVMPSRLDAFVKSIIFPRPKVATYDTSTRPNKLVHIPLVDPLTHLETGVFTYGYLLVNPKATHVLLYAHPNAVDIGIAYKELRYVGKEASVSVLLFEYSGYGLTHTPITEASIHQDTLSAYFFLCRYFGVSANQVILCGRSLGSSPAAFLAAFLPPPLSPCLLILQCPFTALSDCINEFSQNAVSIANFLGYNWFRTIDIITDVSCPVVLHHGTHDTTVSINHSYALQRARDTAAKPCVTYLYQEDGKGHNDLSSATLVRIIRERVVTEALPLLTLHHSRLFLANSPVYERLFCNDSGSGFATLKEATASWSAKLSLHFCAPPLDRLYVLLTASVCAFTMKCARVWQTYCALIKKNLCGGAVQERCPKDVFIRRCLACWGSPLAVHIAVQRVNSTREVRCFGFATCRDAMLDAPALYQTKSTEPLLSVLEIAVTPGLLSCMRRCLITAPNMLEDDEIPCFVQHDTVGALQLECERAVAFLTNEDKQRLCAFLKDMDAGFRKNLTNKAYERLRRSSSKSPTKGSESFEELKEWLRPWMRASGTDMQALAQEVPWDDYLLRGRSAAHQRVLSETMSWTECCQAMEESEVVLQIYTLFQEMSAQYMRPTFDSHAAAAAPTA
- a CDS encoding hypothetical protein (TriTrypDB/GeneDB-style sysID: LpmP.12.1030); protein product: MTSLRRDDPNTIPSSSSSENSPLGWARPNERLIDLLTRPRAHGGYGGRLSYAGFATLAASLGWNQEDIDDCWYDIVMGEPCAEAVDMARVAECVCSYCLASPLPMLERCTTVESIPAEPATPPRQVSLSTDRNTTVLLSPPTPPSRMAEAVALATLEKDKKERARTETKPPNLQTSSQRRRSLLNAFPRYAVETVSSEHRKTCVSPCHQSHKVQSERAATHSPRRASAAPATPRTSGASGSTVFLRLYEKGMEQHQKRTSARPADETAAECTFQPHITPYTTKAPDTRDVQYNRPTKSYFAKLTAQEAQQDLLHATPETPRVTYHPAPGPSSSVPTGYVEGVARLRSYIASRYTRRSFEGSLRASTSTDVARLMEAPILRLPITVGGVMDSVDVRLAPSDTRTSLGQRHNEGREHLSSRQPTGVRHASLLSPSRMRFEY